Proteins from one Calonectris borealis unplaced genomic scaffold, bCalBor7.hap1.2 HAP1_SCAFFOLD_35, whole genome shotgun sequence genomic window:
- the LOC142076225 gene encoding olfactory receptor 14J1-like, producing MSNGSSITHFLLLAFADTRELQLLHFWLFLGIYLAALLGNGLIITAIACDHRLHTPMYFFLLNLSLLDLGSISTTVPKAMANSLWDTRDISYAGCAAQVFFVFFLFGAEYSLLTVMAYDRYVAICQPLHYGTLLGSRACVHMAAAAWASGFLNALLYTANTLSLPLCHGNAVDQFFCEIPQILKLSCSHSYLREVGLVTFSAFIFLGCFFFIVLSYVQIFRAVLRIPSEQGRHKAFSTCLPHLAVVSLFVSTIMFAHLKPPSISSPSLDLVVAVLYTVVSQALNPLIYSMRNKELKDALLKLFEDKLLQRQ from the coding sequence atgtccaacggcagctccatcacccacttcctcctcctggccttcgcagacacgcgggagctgcagctcttgcacttctggctcttcttgggcatctacctggctgccctcctgggcaacggcctcatcatcaccgccatagcctgcgaccaccgcctgcacacccccatgtacttcttcctcctcaacctctccctcctcgacctgggctccatctccaccactgttcccaaagccatggccaattccctctgggacaccagggacatctcctatgcaggatgtgctgcacaggtcttcttTGTATTCTTCTTGTTTGGTGCAGAGTATTCTCTTCTCACTGtgatggcctacgaccgctacgttgccatctgccaacccctgcactatgggaccctcctgggcagcagagcttgtgtccacatggcagcagctgcctgggccagtgggtttctcaatgctctcctgtacacggccaatacattgtcactacccctctgccacggcaatgctgtggaccagttcttctgtgaaatcccccagatcctcaagctctcctgctcacactcctacctcagggaggttggtcTCGTCACATTTAGTGCTTTCATAtttttgggatgtttttttttcattgtactgTCCTACGTGCAGATTTTCAGGGCTGTgttgaggatcccctctgagcagggacggcacaaagccttttccacttgcctccctcacctggccgtcgtctccctctttgtcagcaccatcatgtttgcccacctgaagcccccctccatctcctccccatccctggatctggtggtggcagtgctgtacacTGTGGTGTCTCAAGcactgaaccccctcatctacagcatgaggaacaaggagctcaaggacgcCCTGTTgaaactatttgaagacaaaCTACTGCAGCGTCAATAA